In Nitrospira sp., the DNA window CCTAGAGATCCGGGCTGGAGTCTATGTCGGCAACTATTCGATAAAAGTGAGAGATCATATTTGGAGCCAGGTTGAAGCCGGTATCGGAGAAGGGAATGCCGTTATGGCCTGGCGCAGTAATAATGAAGCGGGATTCGATTTCGTCACGTTGGGCGTAAACCGTCGAATTCCGATAGAGGTCGATGGAGCGAAGCTGGTCAGTTTTCTTCCCGAAACCGACTCCAATACTCA includes these proteins:
- the cas2 gene encoding type I-E CRISPR-associated endoribonuclease Cas2, with amino-acid sequence MLVIVLENAPPRLRGRLAVWLLEIRAGVYVGNYSIKVRDHIWSQVEAGIGEGNAVMAWRSNNEAGFDFVTLGVNRRIPIEVDGAKLVSFLPETDSNTQQAQSS